CCCATATTCATCGCTAATAACAGCGACGTCAATGGCGAAGTGCCGGGGTTGCAATCTGTTGAAACGGCAATCGGAATTTGATGTTTGCGCAATGCTTCTATCGGTGGCAGCTTAGTATCACGCAAAGTATAAAAAGCACCTGGCAATAGCACGGCTACCGTGTTGCTTGCGGCCATTTTTTTAATATCGTCTTCTGCTAAATGCTCAAGATGGTCGCTTGATAGTCCTTGGTATTCTGCTACCAAAGCACTAGCGCCTATGTTTGATAACTGCTCGGAATGCAACTTAACTGGTAAGTCTAATGAACGAGCGACTTCAAAGACGCGCTTAATCTGCTCAGCAGTAAAGGCGATGTTTTCACAAAAGCCATCGACTGCATCGACCAAGCCCTCGCTATGCAAGATTGGTAACCACTGGCAAACTTGCTCGATATACGCATCGGCATTGTCTTTATACTCTGGCGGTAACGCATGGGCGGCCAAATAAGTGGTGCTAACATGAATGTTGTGTTTGTCGCCGAGCGCGCGGGCGACTTTCAGCATTTTACGTTCAGTTTCTAAATCCAGTCCATAGCCAGATTTGATTTCGATACTGGTCACGCCTTCTTTGATGAGCGCGAGCAGGCGTTTTTCACTTTGCGCAAACAATTCTTCCTCATTCGCTGCGCGGGTGGCGCTAACGGTTGAGACAATGCCGCCACCTTGTGCCGCGATATCTTGATAACTGGCACCTTGCAATCGCGCTTCGAACTCGTTGCTGCGGTTACCGCCATAAACGATATGGGTATGACAATCGATGAGTCCGGGCGTGACCCAGTTGCCGTAAACATCTTTGATTTGATCGCTTTTATAATGAGTAAGATGCGGCTTTATTTGCTCATGCGTACCAACCCATGCAATTTTGCCGTCTTTGATACCGATAGCGGCGTTTTCTAACTGACCATAAGGGGTGCTTTTATTTTGATCATTGCTTTGATTGGCGCTTTGGTTGTCGCGATAAATATCAAACCCGTATTGTGCTGAAAAGGTGGCAAGATTGGCATTGATAATGAGGTGGTCAAATGATATCAAAGTGGAATCATTTGTAGGCATTTGGTCTGTAGGATTTATTGTATTAGTCATAATGTGCTCCTGCTTATTAGTATAGATTTAGTGCAGCCATCCATAGTCCGTTTACTTTAAAACAGACATTGTGTCGTTGGTAAAAACGCTTCTTGCTGTGGTGCTGCTGACAGAGGATGTGCAAAATTTACTTCAGTAGCCTTGTACGGTTGGTTTATTTTAAAAATGCTATAGCGTGACTGGTACAAATTTTACTCGCTTGTTGTGCGCAAGCGAGACAAAGGCTTCGCAAAATTCATTCCAGTCACTTGTATAAATATTCATAACACTTTTATTCTGTATCGATTTATTTATACTAAAAGTAAATGCTGCTCGATAATAGTCGCCAAGAGGCGAGCGGCAACTTTGCAGCTGCGCGCATCAACATCAAAGGTTGGATTAATCTCGGCAATGTCAGCCATTTTTACTTTGCCTGATGCCATGATACGTTTGACCGCGCGCTCAACGAAGCTCAGCTCAATACCATAGGCGGCTGGCGCACTGACACCAGGTACGATGCTCGATGGCAAGCAATCCATATCAATGGTTAAGTAGATCACATCAACGTCATTGATAAAATTTTCTATTTGAGCAGCAATTTTTTTCCACTTTTTGTTGGTGCAATCTTCGTCACTGATAATGTGTACGCCTAACTGCTCAGCACGGTCGAAGAGCGCGGCAGTATTGGAAAACCGACTGACGCCAATACAGCAATAGTTAAATGGCTGATCCTGTTCATTAAGGTGCTCGGCTATTTGGCGAAATGGCGTACCAGACGTGGCGACATCAGATTGGCGAATATCTAGATGAGCGTCAAAGTTAATCACCCCGATGGTAGGCATTGTGCTTGCATGGCTTTTAACATGGCTTTCAACATTATTTTCAAAATAGTTTTCGACATTGCTAACGTTATTAGTAGGCTGATCGGTTTCTGATGACAGCGCCTGCCATAATCCTACAAAACTGCCATAAGCGATGGCATGACCACCACCAAGCCCAATAGGTAGGCCGCCTTGCTGGATAATATGACTTATCTTATCGGCATATTTTACTTGAGCTTGCTCAAGAGTACGCTCGGCAAAATCATCATTATCATGACAATGGATATCGCCAGCATCACCTAGTAGAGTCGGCAATTGACCATCAAAGCGTTGTTGTAACTCAGCGATGACTGGCAGCGCTGCAAAAGCCTGACGAATCAAGGGCGGAGCCGCTCTGGCACCTACGCGTCCTTGATTGCGTCTGACACCTTGGTCACAAGCGAATCCGACCAGTCCAATGCGCTGACCGTTTTGCTGACTGGTGCTATCAAAGTCATAAGGCTGAGCTATTTGATACCAGTAGCGGGCGCGCGCAGTTTCAAACGGCTCAGCACGGCCTGTCCACCGACTCATATCAGCTGCAGTGTGGCTAACGGCTATTGTCATTGTTGACCTCCTTTCATAATATAAAACCTGACTCTCAATTTAGTATGGCTTATGCCAATAAAGCTAGATGGTTGAGAGTGGGTTTTATATATAAAATTTGGTGGTGTGTCAAAAAGTATGCTGATTAAAATTTGAACAATTTTTGAAGCCTTGAAAGCCCTATAGAATCAGAGAACTTAGCATAGATTTCGTATTGACTTTTATCGCCAGCATACTTTTTAGAACACCACCTAAAATTTTTCTATTTAGACTCATACCAATCACTACGCAGTGACTGCCAATATTCGGTGAGCGTACCATCTAATACCAGCTGCTTTGCGGCTTCGATATCAGGCGCTAGGTAGCGATCTTTATCATAAAAAGTGACTTGCTCGCGTAGTTTCTGATGCGCTGTCTGTAATGGCTCTGAAGTATCTAGTCCACGATGGAAGTCGATACCTTGACCAGCAGCCAATAGCTCAATACCAACGATGGTAGCGGTATTTTGCGCCATCTCATATAGGCGGCGCGCACAATAGGTTGCCATCGATACATGGTCTTCTTGGTTGGCAGAAGTTGGAATGCTATCAACGCTGCCAGGATGGGCGATAGACTTGTTCTCTGAAGCTAGCGCCGCTGCGGTCACATGGGCAATCATAAAGCCTGAGTTTACCCCCGCATTATCCACCAAGAATGGCGGTAGGCCACCTGACAAGGTTGCATCAATTAATAAAGCCACACGGCGCTCAGACATAGAGCCAATCTCGGCTATTGCCAATGCTAAAATATCTGCAGCAAAAGCAACTGGCTCAGCATGAAAGTTACCACCTGAGATAGCCACTGGGCCATCATCGTTAGTGAAAATCAGCGGATTATCGGTCACCGCATTAGATTCAATTAATAAAGTCTTGCCTGCTTGGTTGATGATATCAAGGCAAGCACCCATGACTTGTGGCTGGCAGCGTAAGCAATAAGGGTCTTGTACTCTATCGTCTTGCTCACCATCATGGGAGGCGCGAATAGCACTGCCTTTAATCAGCTGACGATGCGCTTTAGCGATTTCAATTTGCCCATGATGACCACGCACTTCATGAATACGTGCGTCAAATGGGGCATCCGAGCCTTTGGCGGCATCAATAGACATGGAGCCGACGATGGTGGCTGTCTCAAGTAAATCTCGCGCTAAGAAATAACCGCGCAATGCCAGTGCGGTGGATACTTGGGTGCCGTTAATCAAGGCAAGACCTTCCTTTGCCGCAAGAGTAATGGGCTCAAGACCATGCTGCGCTAATGCCTCAGCAGCGGGTACTTTTTTGCCGCCAACATAGACGTCGCCTTCGCCCATCATGGCCAGCGTCATATGCGATAAAGGTGCTAAGTCACCAGAGGCGCCAACGGAGCCTTTGGCAGGAATGTTTGGCGTAATTTGATTATTAATTAAGCCAAGTAAGCTATCGACCACAGCGCGTCGGACGCCAGAGACGCCCTGCGCGAGGCTAGCAACTTTCATCACCATAATTAGCCTGACCACGTTGTCTGGTAGCGCCTCGCCAGTACCCACTGAGTGAGAAACAATAAGGTTACGCTGCAGTAGCTCAAGCTGATCATCACTGATACGGGTTTTTGCTAATAGGCCAAAACCGGTATTGATACCATAAGCGCTTTTATCACGCGCAATAATGGTACGTACATCTTCATGCGAGGCATCTATCGCCTCATAAGCACTGTCGGGTAGCGTCAATATGACAGGTTGCTCATAAATATCGCGCAACATCTCAAAGCTTAATTGGCGTGGGTGTAGGGTTAGTTTTTTGATATCAGTCATGCGAGTTATCCTAGTTATATAACTATTTATTTTTATAGTGTAAAAGTGGTTTGTTCTATTTAATCATCGGTAGATTTAAGCCGTAGTCTTTCGCTGTTTTGATAGCCAGCTCATAGCCTGCATCCGCATGACGCATCACACCTGAGCCGCAATCATTGACCAGTACTCGCGCCAAGCGCTTGGCAGCCGCATCTGTGCCGTCAGCGACGATGACCATGCCAGAGTGCTGCGAGTAACCCATACCTACGCCGCCGCCATGATGCAATGACACCCAAGTGGCGCCGCCTGCGACATTGAGCATGCCATTTAATAATGCCCAGTCAGACACAGCGTCCGAGCCATCTTTCATACTTTCTGTTTCGCGGTTTGGGCTGGCAACAGAGCCAGTATCCAAATGGTCACGGCCGATAACGATAGGACCTTTTAGCTCACCATTTTTAACCATCTCATTAAATGCCAAGCCTGCTTTGTCTCGTTCACCAAGACCTAACCAGCAGATACGCGCTGGCAAGCCTTGAAATTGAATACGTTCTTTCGCCATGTCTAGCCAGCGATGAATATGCTGATTTTCAGGGAACAGCTCTTTAATTTTTTGATCGGTTTTGTAGATATCTTCTGGATCACCTGATAATGCGACCCAGCGGAATGGGCCTTTGCCTTGGCAAAACAGCGGACGAATATAAGCAGGAACAAAACCTGGGAAATTAAAGGCGTTTTTTACCCCTTCATCAAAGGCAACTTGACGAATGTTATTACCATAATCAGTCGTTGGGATACCCATTTCTTGTAGATCTAGCATGGCCTGCACGTGTACGGCACAAGATGCGGCGGCATCTTTGGTTAAGGCGGCATGTTGGTCTGGATTTTCTTGTGCTGCTTTCCATTCTTCAACTGTCCAGCCACTTGGTAGATAGCCATTGATCAAATCATGAGCAGAAGTTTGATCAGTGACTAAGTCAGGTTTTATCTCGCCTGCATTGGCACGCTTGACCATCTCAGGCAAGATGTCTGCAGCGTTACCAAGTAGCGCGATTGAGACCGCTTCACCTGCATCCGTATGCTGCTTAATCAGCTCATAAGCATGGTCAAGATCGTCTGCTTGCTTATCGACGTAACCAGTACGCAAACGGAAATCAATACTAGACTGCTGGCACTCGATGTTTAGAGAAGTCGCGCCAGCAAAGGTCGCCGCTAATGGCTGTGCGCCGCCCATACCACCAAGACCTGCGGTCAAAATCCAGCGTCCGCTCCAGTCGCCATCATAATGCTGGCGACCTGCTTCGACAAAGGTCTCGTAAGTGCCTTGCACGATGCCTTGGGTGCCGATATATATCCAGCTACCGGCAGTCATCTGACCATACATAAATAGGTCTTTGCGATCCAGCTCATTGAAATGCTCCCACGTTGCCCAGCGCGGAACAAGGTTGGAGTTGGCAATCAATACGCGCGGTGCATTTTCATGAGTTTGAAAGACGCCAACCGGTTTGCCTGATTGCACGAGTAATGTCTCATCGTCTTCTAGTTCTTTGAGTGACGCGAGTATTTGATCATAGCTTTCCCAGTTACGGGCTGCACGTCCGATACCGCCATACACAACCAAGCTTTTTGGGTTTTCAGCGACGTCAGGGTGTAGGTTATTTTGCAGCATGCGATAAGGGGCTTCGGTCAGCCAGCTTTTGCAATTCAGCGTACTGCCAGTAGGCGCAGCAATATTACGACTCTCATCACGACGCGTAAATTCATTATTGTTGCTGGTGCCGTTGTTGCTCATTTCATTGTCAGTAATCATGATCATATCCTTGTGATTGTCTATACAGTTCGCTGGTGACATTTTAGTAGTAGCATTATTTGGTATAAC
The sequence above is a segment of the Psychrobacter fulvigenes genome. Coding sequences within it:
- the hutI gene encoding imidazolonepropionase, which produces MTNTINPTDQMPTNDSTLISFDHLIINANLATFSAQYGFDIYRDNQSANQSNDQNKSTPYGQLENAAIGIKDGKIAWVGTHEQIKPHLTHYKSDQIKDVYGNWVTPGLIDCHTHIVYGGNRSNEFEARLQGASYQDIAAQGGGIVSTVSATRAANEEELFAQSEKRLLALIKEGVTSIEIKSGYGLDLETERKMLKVARALGDKHNIHVSTTYLAAHALPPEYKDNADAYIEQVCQWLPILHSEGLVDAVDGFCENIAFTAEQIKRVFEVARSLDLPVKLHSEQLSNIGASALVAEYQGLSSDHLEHLAEDDIKKMAASNTVAVLLPGAFYTLRDTKLPPIEALRKHQIPIAVSTDCNPGTSPLTSLLLAMNMGCTLFYLTTEEVLAGATVHAAQALGLAKKGKIEVGYDADLALWDIARPADLAYQIGLNPIKGVMYQGQWR
- the hutU gene encoding urocanate hydratase, producing MSNNGTSNNNEFTRRDESRNIAAPTGSTLNCKSWLTEAPYRMLQNNLHPDVAENPKSLVVYGGIGRAARNWESYDQILASLKELEDDETLLVQSGKPVGVFQTHENAPRVLIANSNLVPRWATWEHFNELDRKDLFMYGQMTAGSWIYIGTQGIVQGTYETFVEAGRQHYDGDWSGRWILTAGLGGMGGAQPLAATFAGATSLNIECQQSSIDFRLRTGYVDKQADDLDHAYELIKQHTDAGEAVSIALLGNAADILPEMVKRANAGEIKPDLVTDQTSAHDLINGYLPSGWTVEEWKAAQENPDQHAALTKDAAASCAVHVQAMLDLQEMGIPTTDYGNNIRQVAFDEGVKNAFNFPGFVPAYIRPLFCQGKGPFRWVALSGDPEDIYKTDQKIKELFPENQHIHRWLDMAKERIQFQGLPARICWLGLGERDKAGLAFNEMVKNGELKGPIVIGRDHLDTGSVASPNRETESMKDGSDAVSDWALLNGMLNVAGGATWVSLHHGGGVGMGYSQHSGMVIVADGTDAAAKRLARVLVNDCGSGVMRHADAGYELAIKTAKDYGLNLPMIK
- a CDS encoding formimidoylglutamase, with the protein product MTIAVSHTAADMSRWTGRAEPFETARARYWYQIAQPYDFDSTSQQNGQRIGLVGFACDQGVRRNQGRVGARAAPPLIRQAFAALPVIAELQQRFDGQLPTLLGDAGDIHCHDNDDFAERTLEQAQVKYADKISHIIQQGGLPIGLGGGHAIAYGSFVGLWQALSSETDQPTNNVSNVENYFENNVESHVKSHASTMPTIGVINFDAHLDIRQSDVATSGTPFRQIAEHLNEQDQPFNYCCIGVSRFSNTAALFDRAEQLGVHIISDEDCTNKKWKKIAAQIENFINDVDVIYLTIDMDCLPSSIVPGVSAPAAYGIELSFVERAVKRIMASGKVKMADIAEINPTFDVDARSCKVAARLLATIIEQHLLLV
- the hutH gene encoding histidine ammonia-lyase, translated to MTDIKKLTLHPRQLSFEMLRDIYEQPVILTLPDSAYEAIDASHEDVRTIIARDKSAYGINTGFGLLAKTRISDDQLELLQRNLIVSHSVGTGEALPDNVVRLIMVMKVASLAQGVSGVRRAVVDSLLGLINNQITPNIPAKGSVGASGDLAPLSHMTLAMMGEGDVYVGGKKVPAAEALAQHGLEPITLAAKEGLALINGTQVSTALALRGYFLARDLLETATIVGSMSIDAAKGSDAPFDARIHEVRGHHGQIEIAKAHRQLIKGSAIRASHDGEQDDRVQDPYCLRCQPQVMGACLDIINQAGKTLLIESNAVTDNPLIFTNDDGPVAISGGNFHAEPVAFAADILALAIAEIGSMSERRVALLIDATLSGGLPPFLVDNAGVNSGFMIAHVTAAALASENKSIAHPGSVDSIPTSANQEDHVSMATYCARRLYEMAQNTATIVGIELLAAGQGIDFHRGLDTSEPLQTAHQKLREQVTFYDKDRYLAPDIEAAKQLVLDGTLTEYWQSLRSDWYESK